From the Bacteroidales bacterium genome, the window ACCTAATGGAACCACAGTCGGTATTGTTGTAGCCTCTGATCCAAATGCAGGCCAATTATTGAGTTATGTGATTCTTTCAGGAAATACAGGAGGTGTTTTCGCAATTAATTCTGCCACCGGAAAATTAATTGTAACTAATTCATCTTTACTTAATTATGAATCTACACCTAGTTATTCACTCAGTGTTAAAGTTACTGATAACGCAACAGTTCCCCTTTCAGCCACGGCTACTATCACAGTGAACTTAATTAATTTAAATGATAAGCCTGTAATAGGCAATCAGTCATTCAGTGTTGCTGAATTTGCACCTAACGGTTCACTGGTAAGCACCATAGTTGCCACCGACCCTGATGCCGGGCAAGTTTTAACTTTTTCGATAACAGGTGGTAATACCAGTAATGCCTTCTCTATTAACTCCACCACGGGTAAACTCTATGTTAACAACAGTAGTGCTCTCAATTATTCCAGCACACCTGTTTTCTACCTCAAAGTGAAAGCCAGGGATAATGGTGCCGGAAACCTATCCTCCACCGGGACAATGACCATTAATGTAATTAGCAGTAAATCAGTCCCAACCATTTCCATAGTTACAACTCCACTCAACACCATTATTGTGGGGGATACCTATTCCTATGATATGGTATGCCTTTCCAGTAACCAGGAACTGGTAAACTACAGCATAGAAAACCTGCCTGAATGGCTAACTTTTACTGACAATCAAAATGGAACTGCATCTTTAGCCGGGACGCCTGGAATGGATGATATTGGAAGCCACCAGGTTCTTTTGAAGGGGTTTACTGCCTCAGGTGAAGTGACTCAAACCTTTGGCATTGAGGTCCGGAATTCAAGTGTTTCAGGTGAATTCGCACAAGTGTCCAATTCAATGCATATCTTTCCTAATCCAGTTACTGATGGTACATTGAATATCAAATTCGATGAACCTATCATTGAAAGTGTTGAACTTATCTTATTGGACATGTCAGGTAGAGCCCTTATTAACAGGCAATATTCAGATATGAGCACCATTTCTTTAGATGTTTCTTCTTTCCCCCCTGCGATTTACCTTGTTAAAATCAAATCTCTAAGATTCAATTCCACGGAGAAATTTGTCAAGAGGTAAAAAAGCACAATCAATCCTTTTCAGAGCTACTGTTCAAATCAGTAGCTCTTTTTTTTGAACTTTATTGGCTTCGCAGGCCTGCGCCTTATTCCATACGTTGCTTTACAGGTGGAATTACCGTGGGTAGTTGGCGCCAACCGGGGGGCCGCTCTCATTAACTCACAAGCATTCCTCAGCCACGGCACCAAGAGTAAAAATCCAGATTAAAGTCCGAATACAGTCCTGTAATGAAACCCATAGATGGTATATTCAATAGCATCAGCCAGGGATCCGGGCCGCTTGCGCAGCGTCCAGAAAAGAAACCTCCAGTATTCCCTTCTTCCTTCCTTAAGCAGGCCTAAGATTATGACAGATTTTAGAAATCCCATGATTTTCTGTGAGTTGATCCTTACATGTCCAATATTTGGAGGCTCATAGTTCATAAGCAATCTTCTGATTCTATCGTAATAAGGCTTTGTGGTATAAATTTCCTGGATGATCATTTTATACCCCTCAAGCAGCAAATCATTGTTCATTCGTGGGATGAAATTCATTGACTGATCTGTGTTATTTCCAGAACCTTCGTTAATCAGCCGGTCTTCAGCTTCCAGCCGTTTATAGAGCTTCGTGTTTTTGGGTGCATTCAGAAGACCAACCATTGCAGATACAATACCACTTTTCTGAATAAACTCAATTTGTTCTCTGAAAACCGTAGGCGGATCTTTATCGAATCCAACAATAAATCCACCTGAAACAATCAATCCGGCGCGTTGGATTGTATGTATGCTTTGCAACATATTGCGGTTTCTGTTTTGAACCTTATTGCATTCCTCCAGCGATTCTTCGTCCGTTGTTTCAATCCCAATGAATGTGGAACTGAATCCCGCTTCCGTCATCATCTTCAGTAACTCCTCATCATCGGCCAGATTTATTGAAGTTTGTGTATTAAACGAAAATGGGAAACGATGTGCCTGCATCCAGAGGATCAGCAACGGTAGCAATTTCGTTTTAATTTCATATTTATTGCCTATAAAGTTATCATCCACGATAAAAACGGATCCCCTCCAGTTCAGTGTATACAAAGCTTCCAGCTCCCGGACCACTTGTGCAGGCTTTTTCATGCGTACTTTTTGCCCCAGAAGGGTTGTAATTTCGCAAAAATCGCATGCATATGGGCATCCTCTTGAAACCTGGATATTCATGAAAGCATAATCTTTCCTTGAAAGCAAATGATAATCAGGAATCGGACTCTGAGTTATATCGGCAAATTCATCAGATGAGTACACCTTTTGAGGAACTTTACCTGATGCAATATCCTGAAGGAATAAGGGCATTGTTATTTCGGCTTCATTCAGGACAAAATGATCAATGTCAGGATAATTCTGATATTCCTGTGTGAAAAGTGGCCCACCGGCAACAACTTTTACACCGGCCTTCCTGCAAGTCACAATCACATTATCAACGGAGGCTTTCTGGATATACATGGCGCTGATAAAAACATAATCTGCCCATTGGATATCTAGCTGCAACAAAGGTGTCACATTCATATCCACCAGCTTTTTATTCCATGAAAGTGGCAGTAATGCAGAAACTGTAATCAGCCCGAGTGGAGGCACCGCCGCTTTCTTTGATATAAAACCCAGGGCGTGCTTATAACTCCAAAAAGAATCTGGATAAATCGGGTAAACCAATAGTATGTTCATAAGATAGCCAATTATTCAACCGGAACGGATATCTGTATCGTTCAGTATGATACATTTTAACCATAAAATTGCGTCATAAGGGATTCAATTGAATTATACAATTCAATTGAATTTTTATACAATTCACACCTTTTAAGAAGAAGAGCAGTAAACTTTTAGTCCAACTTCTGAGGTTGTGACCGGAGGATTGGCTGGCTAAATTGTTTTTCGTCAGTTGAGTAGAGCAACCGCTTCTGAGTAGGATTGATGCGGGCATGTTTGCGAACGGGAAACATCGGGGGAGTCTCTTCCTGCCGGAAAGATTCCATCGACAATCGGGCCATCAGGTAACTGACTGTAGATTCTGCGCCCTGGTTGAGATTCACATGTGTTTCTTCAAGACCATCATAACATCCTCCTGTACAAGGATTATAAATAATCTGATGCAACCTGTTATCCCCCAAGAACCAGTTGAAAGCTATTTCCATTTTCAACCTGTATTCTTCCTTCTGAAAAGCTTCATAAAACATCCCAAGCGTCATAACTGTATAAGCCACATCAATAGGTTGTTCACCATAATGCCCAGGTTTCTCTCCTTTGAGCAGCCAGTTTTTATTTGAAATTACTTCTATTCCATTTTCATTGAATGTTTGTGACAACAAGAACTTCATGGATGAGAGAGCTATTTCCTTATACAGGTTTTCTCCCGTAACTGACCAGGAAAGCAGCATAGCCTCCGGTAATACGCTATTAGCATAGGTTAGATAGCTTTCATACCACTCCCAGTTAATATTTGATTCATGATGATACATTTTCGACAGACGGTCAGCAATTGTTCTGATTAATTCAACTGCAGTGTGGGATGGATTCGTCCTGTTATAGTAGTAAAGCCCTTTAATTGCAAAAGCCATTGAACGGGTAGAATATACCTTACTTATATGTGGAAGGGAACGTTCAAATATAGCTTTTGCCAGGGAATGAATATCAGCGGGCAGCGCTTCCTTTAAGGATATCAGATAACCCAGTGCCCATATGGCCCTTCCATTGGAATCGTCAAGGTTGACATCTTCATTCTGGGAGGTGAATTGAAGGTCGGCATCCATATAATTCAGGAAATTCCCATCCTTTTGCTGACAGCTGCCAATAAAAGACAGGTATTTGCGAATGTCTATGATATTCTGTTCATAGCCTGTCATTTTGTAATACATGCTAATTGCAACCAGGGCCCTTGCATTATCATCAAGGGTATACCCTGAATCCAGATCCGGATGGTTCAGTTTTGAGAACTGGATGATTCCTGTTTCTGTTGTCATAAGGTTCAGGTGGGCAAGATTGATCTGAGGGAGATTATATTTAACAGCTTCCCCCGTACCTGTAATCTTCTCAAAAAGCTTGGCATGCATTACTGCTGAGTTCTCCCATGCCGTACTGACAATTTTTTGCAAGGTATTTATAATGATACTTCTGCGAAGAGGCTCATTATTTAAAAGGTGGACAACTCCTTTAGCCAGTTGACCTGAATCACGAAAATCAAATATGATTCCGGTATCCTTTGTAAGAACCTCTTTTGCATGCGGGATTGGAGTGGAAAGAATAGGGCAACCACAGGACATAGCATAGGCAAATGTCCCGCTAACAGCCTGGTTGGGATCATTGGTTGTAAAGAGATAGATATCGCTTAACTGAAGGTATTCGAGCAATTCAGGCAATGCAAGATACTGATTGATAAATTTAACCTGTTCCTGGAGATTTAATTCCTTTACTGTATTTTCAAGCATTTCCCGGTATTTTTCACCTTCTGATTTCACCACCTCCGGATGAGTCTTCCCAATGACCAGAAATACAACTTCCGGGCTCTTTAAAAGGATTTCAGGCATAGCATGTAATGTTGTTTCAATGCTTTTTCCGGAACTAAGCAGTCCAAAAGTGGTAAGTACTTTTTTGTCTTTTAATCCATACTTCATTTTCAGGAATTCTTCACTTTGATGGGTAACAAGGTGAGTCCCATGTGCAATTACTGAAATATTTTGCTCAGAAATCCTGTAATCAAGCATGAGTATTTTTGCTGAATGATTAGTCATTACCACAATTGAAACGCAAGCATCTGCAATTTCCCTTACCTCTGACCTCAGCCTGTCATCAGGATTTGGCAGTACTGTATGGAAAACGATTGCTACGGGTTTATGGATACTTCTCAGGAAATCTAAAAACGCCTGTTTCTGCGAATTAAAGAATCCAAATTCATGCTGAATAAGCACCATTTGTATATTGTCATCCTTATTGATACTCTCAGAAATCTTTTTAAACGCATCTTCTTTAGAGGTATCAAGGATATACTTTACCTCTTCAGGATAACTATAGTTTACTTTTCCTGATTCCAGTGCACAAACAGATAAGGCAAATGAATTGCTGAATTTATTATTCAATGACTTGATCAGATCCTGGGAATAGGTTGCAATACCACATTCCCTTGGAGGATAGGACGAAATAAACAGTACTTCAAGTAAAGGTTTAACAGGTTCATTCCTGGATATATATGGATTTTGCAAGGGTAAAGCAGAAGGATATTCTATATTTTCCCGACCAAATACCCCTTCCTGAATATCTTGTATATCATTGGTCTTGTTGGAATTAGCTTTATTTTTCATGGAGTTGGTTTTTAGTAGTTTCAAGCTTCTGAACGGGTTTCCACATTTCAGAAATATCTGTAGTAAGATCACTGACAACGATTGAAGTATTTGAATGAGTGTTTGTTTCATCCTTTACAGCATAGCTCATCAGTTCTGTGATCAATTCCTCCAGTATGATGGATGCACATGCAATCCTGGAGTCGGCGGCACCATAGTAAATAAACAATCTCTCATTAAAAACCACAGCGCCTGTTGGGAATACAACATGATCCACTATTCCGTTTTCTTCCCAATCGTAATCAGGACGAAACAAAGGATAGGGTAA encodes:
- a CDS encoding glycosyltransferase, whose amino-acid sequence is MKNKANSNKTNDIQDIQEGVFGRENIEYPSALPLQNPYISRNEPVKPLLEVLFISSYPPRECGIATYSQDLIKSLNNKFSNSFALSVCALESGKVNYSYPEEVKYILDTSKEDAFKKISESINKDDNIQMVLIQHEFGFFNSQKQAFLDFLRSIHKPVAIVFHTVLPNPDDRLRSEVREIADACVSIVVMTNHSAKILMLDYRISEQNISVIAHGTHLVTHQSEEFLKMKYGLKDKKVLTTFGLLSSGKSIETTLHAMPEILLKSPEVVFLVIGKTHPEVVKSEGEKYREMLENTVKELNLQEQVKFINQYLALPELLEYLQLSDIYLFTTNDPNQAVSGTFAYAMSCGCPILSTPIPHAKEVLTKDTGIIFDFRDSGQLAKGVVHLLNNEPLRRSIIINTLQKIVSTAWENSAVMHAKLFEKITGTGEAVKYNLPQINLAHLNLMTTETGIIQFSKLNHPDLDSGYTLDDNARALVAISMYYKMTGYEQNIIDIRKYLSFIGSCQQKDGNFLNYMDADLQFTSQNEDVNLDDSNGRAIWALGYLISLKEALPADIHSLAKAIFERSLPHISKVYSTRSMAFAIKGLYYYNRTNPSHTAVELIRTIADRLSKMYHHESNINWEWYESYLTYANSVLPEAMLLSWSVTGENLYKEIALSSMKFLLSQTFNENGIEVISNKNWLLKGEKPGHYGEQPIDVAYTVMTLGMFYEAFQKEEYRLKMEIAFNWFLGDNRLHQIIYNPCTGGCYDGLEETHVNLNQGAESTVSYLMARLSMESFRQEETPPMFPVRKHARINPTQKRLLYSTDEKQFSQPILRSQPQKLD
- a CDS encoding B12-binding domain-containing radical SAM protein gives rise to the protein MNILLVYPIYPDSFWSYKHALGFISKKAAVPPLGLITVSALLPLSWNKKLVDMNVTPLLQLDIQWADYVFISAMYIQKASVDNVIVTCRKAGVKVVAGGPLFTQEYQNYPDIDHFVLNEAEITMPLFLQDIASGKVPQKVYSSDEFADITQSPIPDYHLLSRKDYAFMNIQVSRGCPYACDFCEITTLLGQKVRMKKPAQVVRELEALYTLNWRGSVFIVDDNFIGNKYEIKTKLLPLLILWMQAHRFPFSFNTQTSINLADDEELLKMMTEAGFSSTFIGIETTDEESLEECNKVQNRNRNMLQSIHTIQRAGLIVSGGFIVGFDKDPPTVFREQIEFIQKSGIVSAMVGLLNAPKNTKLYKRLEAEDRLINEGSGNNTDQSMNFIPRMNNDLLLEGYKMIIQEIYTTKPYYDRIRRLLMNYEPPNIGHVRINSQKIMGFLKSVIILGLLKEGRREYWRFLFWTLRKRPGSLADAIEYTIYGFHYRTVFGL